In the Leptospira limi genome, one interval contains:
- a CDS encoding cytochrome c maturation protein CcmE domain-containing protein encodes MNRKFLTLLFLIAISLGGIAYFSSQETSYLLLDASELAANPTKYSEQNLRVRGFVRVGSLVREGKKAKFDLELNDQIIPVFFTGETLLPDAFKEGARARVDGKLEKGVLVASHVEAKCASKYEAGYAEEK; translated from the coding sequence ATGAATCGTAAGTTTTTAACCCTTTTATTCCTCATTGCAATCTCTCTTGGAGGCATTGCTTATTTTTCCTCACAAGAAACATCGTATCTTCTCCTCGATGCTTCTGAACTTGCTGCCAATCCCACAAAATACTCGGAACAAAACTTACGAGTGAGGGGATTTGTTCGCGTAGGGAGTTTGGTGCGTGAAGGGAAAAAAGCAAAATTTGATTTGGAACTCAACGACCAAATCATCCCTGTTTTTTTTACAGGAGAAACACTTTTGCCAGATGCTTTTAAAGAAGGAGCAAGGGCACGAGTGGATGGAAAATTAGAAAAGGGAGTCCTTGTTGCAAGTCACGTCGAAGCGAAATGTGCTTCCAAATATGAAGCAGGGTATGCTGAGGAAAAATGA
- a CDS encoding YdcF family protein, with translation MDSLFFIFSKVLTIFLYPLPVFFLFCLYLLFRIKPKKTKFLFFLVCLFLYLTSSSYIANSLVSSLEKDYPPISIQDAPNADVAIVLGGMIQTISSVKARPELTDSADRITDAVRLYNAGKVKKILFTGGSGLLLSDEFREANLAKSLLIDLGVKESDIILENNSRNTYENAVETKKIVEKLNFKTYILITSAFHMKRASGCFQKQNLNAFLFPTDYRSFQMDSGAFELFLPSAGYLDTTTFAIKEWVGYFVYRAKSYL, from the coding sequence ATGGATTCCTTATTTTTCATTTTCTCAAAAGTTCTTACCATATTTCTTTACCCCTTACCTGTTTTTTTCCTCTTTTGTTTGTATCTATTGTTTCGCATCAAACCAAAGAAAACGAAGTTTCTTTTTTTTCTCGTTTGTTTGTTTTTATATCTCACTTCCAGTTCTTACATTGCCAATTCACTTGTATCTAGTCTGGAAAAAGATTATCCTCCTATTTCCATCCAGGATGCTCCCAATGCGGATGTAGCCATTGTTCTCGGTGGAATGATCCAAACCATTTCTTCCGTAAAGGCAAGGCCTGAACTCACAGATTCTGCAGACCGAATCACAGATGCTGTTCGCCTTTACAATGCAGGCAAAGTCAAAAAAATCCTATTTACTGGTGGGTCTGGTTTGTTATTGTCTGACGAATTCCGCGAGGCAAACTTAGCCAAATCGTTGTTAATCGATTTAGGTGTAAAAGAATCCGACATCATCTTAGAAAACAATTCCAGAAATACATATGAAAATGCAGTTGAAACGAAAAAAATCGTGGAGAAATTAAATTTTAAAACCTATATCCTGATCACTTCAGCCTTTCATATGAAACGTGCATCTGGTTGTTTCCAAAAACAAAATTTAAATGCGTTCCTTTTCCCAACCGATTATAGATCATTTCAAATGGATTCTGGTGCCTTTGAATTGTTTTTACCATCAGCTGGTTATCTTGATACGACTACATTTGCGATAAAGGAATGGGTTGGGTATTTTGTTTACCGTGCCAAATCCTACCTTTAA
- a CDS encoding MBL fold metallo-hydrolase produces the protein MKWKNVISLLLSIGLSTNILSDSKILKTHHAESGFQNPNPDFKRKGFWDVFAWQWDRFFLPYSLDAKAYPEFPILKNDGSLLQKNQSKLSVTWVGHATTLVQMDGVNILTDPIWSERCSPLSFAGPKRYTPPGISITNLPKIDIIILSHNHYDHTDIPTLKILEETFHPLVLTGLGNRKLLLGAGLKHVKELDWWEEVTFRSLKLTFTPTQHFSGRSLFDRDETLWGSFMVVGAKEKVYFAGDTGYYTHFKEIANHFGPIDIAILPIGATEPRWLMEPVHIDPNQAVLSFLDLKAKYLVPMHYMTFVLSDEPLDSPVPRTKEALKQSGISESAFVPLKIGESRFF, from the coding sequence GTGAAATGGAAAAACGTAATCTCCCTTCTTTTGTCAATTGGATTGTCGACAAACATCCTTTCTGATTCCAAAATCCTAAAAACACACCATGCCGAATCCGGATTCCAGAACCCAAATCCTGATTTCAAACGAAAAGGTTTCTGGGATGTTTTTGCATGGCAATGGGATCGGTTTTTTTTACCGTACAGTTTGGACGCTAAAGCCTATCCAGAGTTTCCCATCCTAAAAAATGATGGAAGTCTCTTACAAAAGAATCAATCCAAACTATCGGTGACTTGGGTTGGACATGCGACAACTCTTGTCCAAATGGATGGAGTGAATATCCTCACAGATCCTATCTGGAGTGAAAGATGTTCTCCACTCAGTTTTGCTGGTCCAAAACGATACACTCCACCTGGAATTTCGATCACTAATTTACCAAAAATTGATATCATCATCTTATCTCATAATCATTACGATCATACTGATATCCCCACTTTAAAAATCTTAGAAGAAACATTCCATCCCTTGGTTCTCACTGGACTTGGGAATCGAAAATTATTGTTAGGTGCTGGACTGAAACATGTAAAAGAATTGGATTGGTGGGAAGAAGTAACATTTCGTTCGCTAAAATTAACTTTCACTCCGACACAACATTTTAGTGGCAGAAGTCTTTTTGACCGTGATGAAACTTTATGGGGGAGTTTTATGGTCGTCGGTGCAAAAGAGAAAGTTTATTTTGCAGGTGATACTGGGTATTACACTCATTTTAAAGAGATCGCAAACCATTTTGGTCCCATCGACATTGCGATTTTACCAATTGGTGCGACAGAACCAAGATGGCTTATGGAACCAGTCCACATTGATCCAAACCAAGCAGTGCTCAGTTTTTTAGATCTAAAGGCAAAATACCTAGTTCCGATGCATTATATGACCTTTGTTTTATCGGACGAACCTCTTGATTCTCCTGTGCCCCGCACAAAAGAGGCATTGAAACAATCGGGAATCTCCGAATCGGCATTTGTTCCTTTAAAAATTGGAGAATCACGCTTTTTTTAG
- a CDS encoding sodium:proton antiporter, whose translation MKKLLTLMVFLVCLSATTSGIFAEEPTPVPTETTTQEETGHSSHGESVHEELPYWTVLPFVAILLSIAILPVASHKTAHWWEDNNNKLILAVGLGAISFVVLLVYGYSHNIVHTVFFDYIPFIILLGSLFYISGGIVIKGDIHATPLNNTLYLLIGAALASFIGTTGASMLLIRPLLKTNSERKHVVHTVVFFIFLVSNIGGSLTPLGDPPLFLGYLKGVPFTWTFKLLPEMLLAVAILLTVYFVWDTMAYKKETKKDLKRDDKLATPFSIGGQVNFIWLLGVILAVAFLNSNYIPQINETPTLGFIREAVLVILIGLSKFTSKETDRKFNNFTLHPIQEVAYLFIGIFITMIPALVLLEAHGKELGITENWQFFWATGAFSSVLDNAPTYLTFGSLASGLLTPAGSAPLTLGQFIGNVQAEEILKAISVGAVFMGANTYIGNAPNFMVKSVAEENKVKMPSFGGYLAYSMGILVPVFILLTFIFFV comes from the coding sequence TTGAAGAAGCTTCTCACATTGATGGTTTTCCTGGTATGTTTGTCTGCGACAACTTCCGGGATATTTGCCGAAGAACCAACTCCGGTTCCAACCGAGACAACAACACAAGAGGAAACTGGGCATTCCTCTCATGGTGAATCCGTTCACGAAGAACTCCCATATTGGACAGTATTACCTTTCGTGGCAATTCTCCTTTCCATTGCAATTTTGCCTGTTGCCTCTCACAAAACAGCGCATTGGTGGGAAGACAATAATAACAAACTCATTTTAGCTGTAGGGCTTGGAGCGATCTCTTTTGTTGTATTACTTGTTTATGGTTATAGCCATAACATAGTACACACTGTATTCTTTGATTATATCCCCTTTATCATTTTACTCGGTTCCTTGTTTTATATTTCCGGTGGAATTGTGATTAAAGGTGATATCCATGCAACTCCACTGAACAACACATTGTATCTTTTAATTGGTGCGGCTCTTGCTTCTTTTATTGGAACAACTGGTGCATCAATGTTACTCATTCGTCCTTTGTTAAAAACAAATAGCGAAAGAAAACATGTTGTTCATACTGTTGTGTTTTTTATTTTCCTTGTTTCCAATATTGGTGGTTCTTTAACTCCACTCGGAGATCCTCCATTGTTTTTAGGTTACCTCAAAGGTGTTCCTTTCACTTGGACTTTTAAGTTATTACCTGAGATGTTATTGGCAGTTGCGATCCTACTCACTGTTTACTTTGTTTGGGATACAATGGCTTATAAAAAAGAAACCAAAAAAGATCTCAAACGTGATGATAAACTCGCAACTCCTTTTTCCATTGGTGGGCAAGTGAACTTCATTTGGTTACTCGGTGTGATTTTGGCAGTTGCTTTTTTAAACAGTAACTACATCCCACAAATCAACGAAACTCCAACACTTGGATTCATCCGTGAAGCAGTGCTTGTTATCCTCATTGGTCTTTCCAAATTTACTTCGAAAGAAACAGATCGAAAGTTTAATAACTTTACTTTACATCCCATCCAAGAAGTGGCTTACCTCTTCATTGGAATTTTCATCACGATGATTCCTGCTCTTGTACTACTCGAAGCACATGGAAAAGAACTTGGGATCACTGAAAATTGGCAATTTTTCTGGGCAACTGGTGCATTTTCTTCCGTATTGGACAATGCTCCTACGTACTTAACGTTTGGTTCCCTTGCATCAGGTCTTCTCACTCCAGCAGGATCTGCTCCTCTCACTCTTGGCCAATTCATTGGAAACGTCCAAGCAGAAGAGATCTTAAAAGCAATTTCAGTAGGTGCTGTGTTTATGGGTGCCAATACATATATAGGTAACGCTCCTAACTTTATGGTGAAGTCAGTTGCAGAAGAAAACAAAGTGAAGATGCCTTCTTTTGGTGGGTATTTAGCATATTCAATGGGAATTTTAGTTCCTGTTTTTATCCTCCTCACTTTTATTTTCTTCGTCTAA